The genome window TCAGGACTAGTTCGTATGAGAATCGCAGCGCGCGACCCTTGAACGCGGGTGGCAACGTCGCCGGTAGTTGCAGAGTATACACgactgccgtcagcttgTTCCTACGAGCCCGAAAACTCACATTCCCgcgtctcgccctcttgCAACTTGATATCTACCCCCATGAGGCTGCGCGTCGTCTCGAGTACCGGTAGGTCCTGCGTCGTCCACACGCGCttccgctcctcctccaaaCTCCCACCTGTGCCGCCATACACCAGGCCCTTGGCCAGCCCGAATAAACTGCCTGTAAGGCTGGGTTGGGTGCTCTCGCCAATCGTACCTGTGCCGAAGCTAATCGCCCAGCGGCTCGGTTTGTCGGGCGCCTGCGTCCCGAGGCTCCCACTCCCAATCGGCTGGTGCAGCAGCCTCGCGCGGAGGGGCAACAACGGATCTGGAGGGATGTACGTGTTACTCGGTGCGAAGCGGGCCACAAGCCGCGTATGTCCCCACAATACAGTGGTAACGCCCGTCTGGATGGCAGTTCGACGCACGGGGTGCGATGGCGGGGGTGTGAGGAGCGACGCGCCGTAGCTGTTCTGGTAggacggcgcgcggcggtgggaCGGGCGCTTCGGTGAGCGTGCCGGCGAGTCGGGCGACgcggagagaggggaggagaagggtCGTATAGGgggggagatgggggaTGGTGTACGCGCCGAGCCTGAGGAGCGGCGGGTTCCGGGCGGCGACTGCTCTTCGGTCACGTCGGGTAGGAggggcgaggcgcgcggcgtTGCTCGGCTCGACGGTCGGGAGGGAAACTCATCATCGGAGGTGGGTGATTCTTCGGGGAGAGATATGGGCGGGATGGGGGGTGGAGTGAAACCGGAAGTGCTCGCGATGGATATCTTGCGCGAGTGTGGATGCGCTGACGGGATagcggccgcgcgccgagtCGGCAACGGCGGGGGTCCAATATGCGGCGTTGGTGACTTTTCTTCGCCGAGGGCCCAAACGATTTCCTGCGGACTCATCCCCTTCCCCAATGCGAGCGACTGGGAGCGCCGGCCACCAGACGGCCTACGAGCATGACCCCTCCAATCGTCATACTTTGGGCTGGAACCGCCCTGACTTTGTGTGGGACTAGCCGTCCCATTCCGACCTAACAGAAAGTGAGGATTCGGCGAAGACGGCTGAGAATGTGACGTGCGCACGGGCGTGCGCGTATTTCGGAGCGTGATGACGGCGCTGAAGAGCTCGCCGGCGTAGAATGCGCTCTGGGCCGGCGTAACCGTCACCTCGAGGTGtgggtcgtcgacgtcgagcaccGGCGACGTGCGGCCGAACATGCGTGCAGAGTGTCGCGGGTATGCACAGGGGACTCGATGCTTGGATGCGTGTTGTGAGGGGAGATGTTGAGAGATGTGGATGTGTCACACCACCCCGTGTTCCAACGTCATGAATGCCAGCCGCGCCAGGCGACGCGTCAAGGGTCCTTACGTAAGCAACTCTACCGGggctggtggcggtggcgttATCTTTCGGCAGTCGGCCGTAAATTGTCTTCATCACTGCTCTGCCTTACAAGCTTTGCCGGTGCAGGGAGGGGAGAAGATTGAGAGTATCCATTTACTTGTCAGATATGGCAGCTACGACATGCATGTTGCTGCCACCAGAGCACCAGAGAAGGGGTTCATTGAGCTTGGTGGCGTTGGGTTTTGGGGACAACAATGGATAGAGTCGTCCGAGTCACTTGACTCTGCTACAAAAGGCATTGGGTCTCTTTGGGTCTTGGCATCGCATTCAAGTAATGTTCTGATACTTATTCCTCCGCGTCTTCTGGAGAACAACCTAGTCGATGGAGAGTCGGTTCATTCCATCCACTTCTGTATAAGTGTCCTTATCTCTGCCCCTGTGATAGTATAATAGCACTCCCAAGAGCCCAAGAAGGTATTAAACTAATTGATCGTTCTTGCTACGCATTTCAGAGATCTCCGGTTTCAACTGCTGCTTGGGTTTCCGAGACGACACCGGCAATCTTCAATGCCGTTCGCCAACGACTGACAAGGACATGGCTGGCGGTCCAGGTGTTGTGTAACCCAACCGGATGTCGCAACTTCTCCGACAACGATTTGATTCTAGCATGAGTCTATACAGTCTAGCTGAGTCTATACAGTCTATCATCAGAGCGAGGTCCCCATACCTGTGGTCGTCGGTTTCAGCGCTGGTCTGGTGCGAACGCTCCATGTCGTTTCCCCATTACTTGCAGACACAACTGATATTTTAATTCTTTTTGATGATGCTCGCGTTACCGCATTGTATCTCTGTCAGCCCTGTTAACCTACTTAGCCAACGTTGCCACGAGGCTCGACGCATGAGATGATGACTGAGCTGGAGAGCGGGAGAGTGCCACCTTGGGAAATGCCTCCGCCACTCTCGGAGAATGTGCCAGATGTCCGTGCCAACAGCTTTTAACCATCTTCACAtccctcaccaccactTTGACACCCTCCTTCTAGTCAACTCACAACACCAGTCCACATCAAAAACATACGCATCGAGTAGCCACGAACGGCCGCTACAATCTACAACTCGAACGACGTCAATCCGAGACGTCTACGCTGAGTGACGTTGGGTGGCAATTCTACCCCCCACTTATCCCGCCCCTGCCCCCGCCCCCCCCGGTTTGGTTCCATTCCGTGCCGATCTGGCGTTTCAACCACACAACAACTCGTCTAGCTCAATAACAACATGGGCGCTTCACCGGCTCCCTCCAAGATAGGGCGGTCCGGTAGCGAGTCCCCCGCACCACAGGTCGCCCCGCCCGGATCCTACTCTCTCTCTGTGCGTATCTTTTGCGTCTTGGTTGCTGATAAAACAGAATGTGATACCTGGTGTCAAGATCTTTGTGGCCAAGCCGCTGCCCGGCGGGGGCAcggaggagcgcaaggccgaggtgtTATCGACGCGGCCAAAGCCCGTGTCAGCGTTTGCGCCCAAGCCGGGGCCGAACGACCCAAAGCCAGACCCGCGCGATGACACCGAGTACTACATCCACTATGTCGAGTTCAACAAGCGTCTCGATGAGTGGGTGGGCGGGTCGCGCCTGATCACGGACAAGGAAATGGAGTGGCCGCGGCCAAAGGAAGAGACGAAGAAGGTCAAGGCTGGCAAGACGCCGAGCAAGAGCGGCGGCGCTAGCCCGCGCGGGACCAAGGCGGCTGGGACGCCAAAGAGCCTGCTGAAGAAAGCGGCGACCAAGGCGGCATCACAGGTCGGCAAGGCGCCGGTCAAGGGACGGAAgagcaaggtcgaggagacggggaCGGATAcggacgacgccgacggagaggacgacgatggcgacgtCAACATGGAGGACGGCGAAACGGTCGCTGCGTCCGACCCGACCGCTGGACCAGCCGTGTTCAGCAAGAAGCAGGAGATTGAGAAGCTCCGCACTAGCGGCTCGATGACGCAGAGCCACAGCGAGATCTCACGCGTCAAGAACCTCAACAAGCTCCAGATTGGCAAgaacgaggtcgaggcgtGGTACTTTTCTCCCTACCCGGCCGAGTACGCGCACCTGCCCAAGCTCTTCATCTGCGAGTTCTGCCTCCAGTTCTATCCGAGCCTCACGCAGCTCACGCGCCACCGCACAAAGTGCACATTGCAGCACC of Cutaneotrichosporon cavernicola HIS019 DNA, chromosome: 4 contains these proteins:
- the RGP1 gene encoding uncharacterized protein (Rgp1), with translation MFGRTSPVLDVDDPHLEVTVTPAQSAFYAGELFSAVITLRNTRTPSLALGKGMSPQEIVWALGEEKSPTPHIGPPPLPTRRAAAIPSAHPHSRKISIASTSGFTPPPIPPISLPEESPTSDDEFPSRPSSRATPRASPLLPDVTEEQSPPGTRRSSGSARTPSPISPPIRPFSSPLSASPDSPARSPKRPSHRRAPSYQNSYGASLLTPPPSHPVRRTAIQTGVTTVLWGHTRLVARFAPSNTYIPPDPLLPLRARLLHQPIGSGSLGTQAPDKPSRWAISFGTGTIGESTQPSLTGSLFGLAKGLVYGGTGGSLEEERKRVWTTQDLPVLETTRSLMGVDIKLQEGETREFVYTLQLPATLPPAFKGRALRFSYELVLSLNVALPGGGKRQRTREIIVPVRVWPNVSLHQMLRTYDVLQPVIQTAETGSVEERNTVPAAPRRPQHMIEPPQSIDSLATYARRLIDSADTNRAPPSPSKSLRPLSPPRGRNSFLLEPRPRSLSTATAPGDDELVEEEQRCGEAVEILSRHSPKASYDIRQDGEVVAVLTLVKTTYRLGETVTGVVTLNARPDRRVLKFSAYLETHEVIPEPLLPPGGRRPELRRLHAEQRTSYAQFTARTAFSLDIPSDATPAFSLSAGDGGRGGLEWRVRLAFLVALPRRSTRSEETESECLHLVPVEADGDNAPYTASPRLVPFIATGEGWAEARAETVECEVPVQVLAGNTAFVVRPSVFTV
- the ESA1 gene encoding uncharacterized protein (Belongs to the MYST (SAS MOZ) family), translated to MGASPAPSKIGRSGSESPAPQVAPPGSYSLSNVIPGVKIFVAKPLPGGGTEERKAEVLSTRPKPVSAFAPKPGPNDPKPDPRDDTEYYIHYVEFNKRLDEWVGGSRLITDKEMEWPRPKEETKKVKAGKTPSKSGGASPRGTKAAGTPKSLLKKAATKAASQVGKAPVKGRKSKVEETGTDTDDADGEDDDGDVNMEDGETVAASDPTAGPAVFSKKQEIEKLRTSGSMTQSHSEISRVKNLNKLQIGKNEVEAWYFSPYPAEYAHLPKLFICEFCLQFYPSLTQLTRHRTKCTLQHPPGNEIYRSGNVSFFEIDGRRQRTWCRNLCLLSKCFLDHKTLYYDVDPFMYYCMTVKDEFGDHLIGYFSKEKESAEGYNVACILTLPQHQRKGYGKVLIEFSYELSKVEGKLGSPEKPLSDLGLLSYRAYWQEKIVELLLESEDEISLDEIAHRTAITHGDIMHTCQALQMIKYYKGQHIIHLTDAVLEQYQKTRAKTKYTIDPDALKWKPPVFTRSQLTFGF